Proteins encoded together in one Halalkaliarchaeum sp. AArc-CO window:
- a CDS encoding trypsin-like peptidase domain-containing protein, giving the protein MKNTRRGFLATAGTVAIAGCTSPATEIGPDDDPNGNESATGEGNLTEVADEGDDSETYTAVAESVSQSVVRVQIYEDGIEAGQGSGFLHRGHVVTNEHVVYGGDTVRLQYADGAWYEADIVGTDPYSDLAVLSPGRDLEAAAAPSELELVDRTPDIGTEVLAFGAPFGLGGSVTQGIISGRNRSLPAPNDYQIPDAVQTDAAVNPGNSGGPLVTLDQEVAGVVTATRGENVGFAVSAPLSDRIVPSLIEDGEYEHSRLGVQVRPVTPTVAEVNDLEEVRGVYVVEVVSDGPADGVLEGATDSETVGGQSIPTGGDVIVGFEDTEIATNEDLARFLALETSPGETIDVHVIRDGERVTESLTLGTRPPAR; this is encoded by the coding sequence ATGAAAAATACCCGACGGGGGTTCCTCGCTACGGCCGGCACGGTTGCGATCGCAGGCTGTACGAGCCCGGCGACCGAAATCGGCCCGGACGACGATCCGAACGGGAACGAATCGGCCACCGGCGAGGGCAACCTAACGGAGGTGGCCGACGAAGGGGACGACTCGGAGACGTACACGGCCGTCGCCGAGAGCGTCTCGCAATCCGTTGTCAGGGTACAGATTTACGAGGACGGAATCGAGGCGGGCCAGGGATCGGGGTTCCTCCACCGCGGCCACGTCGTCACGAACGAACACGTGGTCTACGGCGGCGACACCGTTCGGTTGCAGTACGCCGATGGTGCCTGGTACGAGGCTGACATCGTCGGAACGGATCCGTACAGCGATCTGGCGGTACTATCGCCCGGGCGGGACCTGGAAGCGGCTGCAGCTCCGTCCGAACTGGAACTGGTCGACCGGACCCCGGACATCGGGACTGAAGTACTGGCGTTCGGCGCACCGTTCGGGCTCGGGGGCTCGGTGACCCAGGGCATCATAAGCGGTCGGAACCGGTCACTACCAGCACCGAACGACTACCAGATCCCGGACGCGGTCCAGACTGACGCCGCGGTGAATCCGGGCAACAGCGGGGGCCCCCTCGTCACGCTCGATCAGGAGGTCGCCGGCGTGGTTACTGCGACACGCGGGGAGAACGTCGGGTTCGCGGTGTCGGCGCCGCTTTCCGACCGTATCGTTCCGTCGCTCATCGAGGACGGCGAGTACGAACACTCCCGACTGGGCGTACAGGTCCGACCGGTCACGCCAACGGTCGCGGAGGTGAACGACCTCGAGGAGGTTCGCGGCGTCTACGTCGTCGAAGTTGTTTCGGACGGGCCTGCCGACGGGGTTCTCGAAGGGGCGACTGACTCCGAGACGGTCGGTGGGCAGTCGATCCCGACCGGCGGGGACGTGATCGTCGGTTTCGAGGACACCGAGATCGCCACGAACGAGGACCTCGCGCGGTTCCTGGCGCTCGAGACGTCCCCGGGCGAAACGATCGACGTGCACGTGATCCGCGACGGCGAACGCGTGACCGAATCGCTCACGCTGGGCACCCGCCCCCCGGCACGGTAG
- a CDS encoding acyl-CoA thioesterase, whose amino-acid sequence MDETATLAESHTEMTEILLPNDTNTYGRALGGVVLHWMDVCGAIAAMRFANRGVVTASMDHVDFISPIDLGEVAIIEGYVFNTGRTSLDVRVEVRAEDPRTDERRQTTTSFFTFVALDDDGVPTPVPNLECPTTEEESLRDRAKAERRRQLEDVVDRLESE is encoded by the coding sequence ATGGACGAGACGGCAACACTCGCGGAGTCACACACGGAGATGACCGAGATCCTGCTGCCGAACGACACCAACACCTATGGACGGGCACTCGGCGGCGTCGTGCTCCACTGGATGGACGTCTGTGGCGCAATCGCGGCGATGCGGTTCGCAAACCGGGGCGTAGTGACCGCCTCGATGGACCACGTCGACTTTATCAGTCCGATCGATCTGGGCGAGGTCGCCATCATCGAAGGCTACGTGTTCAACACCGGACGGACGAGTCTCGACGTTCGCGTAGAGGTCCGGGCTGAGGATCCCCGAACGGACGAACGACGGCAAACTACTACCTCGTTTTTTACGTTCGTCGCGCTCGACGACGACGGTGTTCCGACGCCGGTCCCGAACCTCGAGTGTCCGACGACGGAAGAGGAGTCGCTTCGCGACCGGGCGAAAGCGGAGCGCCGGCGACAACTCGAAGACGTCGTCGACAGGCTCGAATCTGAGTGA
- a CDS encoding helix-turn-helix domain-containing protein, translating to MSRLLPSRTDPQPSDGDPRVVGVNSDDADDLIAALSSDTARALLTEMHEEPGTPSELSDRVDTTLQNTQYHIGKLEDADLVDVVDTVYSEKGREMNVYAPSDQPLVLFAGREAESTGLKTALTRLLGGIGALAAASAVAHAMLATDPPGIVPTVDDVDTADDDVGPAVAEEPEEEPTETPAPEETPVPEAEEVAERAAEDAEFYTTAADQVSALAEGTFSALPPGVVFFLGGLSVLLAVFAIQYLGSRYGWP from the coding sequence ATGTCCCGGCTGTTGCCCTCCCGCACCGACCCACAGCCGTCGGACGGAGACCCCCGCGTCGTCGGCGTCAACAGCGACGACGCCGACGACCTGATCGCTGCGCTCTCCTCTGACACCGCCCGCGCCCTGCTCACCGAAATGCACGAGGAACCGGGGACGCCCTCCGAACTCTCCGACCGGGTCGACACCACCCTCCAGAACACGCAGTACCACATCGGTAAACTCGAAGACGCCGACCTCGTCGACGTCGTCGACACGGTGTACTCCGAGAAAGGCAGAGAGATGAACGTGTACGCGCCGTCGGATCAACCGCTGGTGCTTTTCGCCGGGCGAGAAGCCGAAAGCACCGGGTTGAAGACGGCCCTCACCCGGCTGCTCGGCGGGATCGGGGCGCTCGCGGCCGCGAGCGCCGTCGCCCACGCGATGCTCGCGACCGATCCCCCCGGCATCGTGCCGACCGTCGACGACGTCGATACCGCCGACGACGACGTCGGGCCTGCGGTCGCCGAAGAGCCCGAAGAGGAACCGACTGAGACGCCGGCACCCGAAGAGACGCCGGTTCCGGAAGCAGAAGAGGTCGCCGAACGTGCCGCCGAGGACGCCGAGTTTTACACGACTGCGGCCGATCAGGTGTCGGCCCTCGCGGAGGGAACGTTCTCCGCGCTGCCGCCAGGGGTCGTGTTCTTCCTCGGCGGGTTGAGTGTTCTCCTTGCAGTGTTCGCGATCCAGTATCTCGGGTCGCGGTACGGCTGGCCCTGA
- a CDS encoding membrane-associated protein: MPLELDLAGRALAFAVAVGGPALVILFYFEGMFVGKILQPPLVFVGYVAATVPSWPKLALLGGAVTVAATLGQWTLARGFDEDASELFGIRRTVPGLDRIPETVERRVGDRRLAIVERYFDAYGGWAVAVSNLVPGIRGVMAIPAGLGGYPSGQFLLAAAVGNVAYVALLIAAASGVRGLARLAGV, translated from the coding sequence GTGCCACTGGAGTTGGACCTCGCTGGCCGTGCGCTCGCCTTCGCAGTCGCAGTCGGCGGTCCGGCGCTCGTGATCCTTTTTTACTTCGAGGGGATGTTCGTCGGGAAGATATTGCAACCCCCGCTGGTGTTCGTCGGCTACGTCGCGGCGACGGTCCCCTCGTGGCCGAAACTTGCGCTCCTGGGGGGAGCCGTCACAGTCGCGGCGACGCTGGGACAGTGGACGCTCGCTCGCGGCTTCGACGAGGACGCGTCGGAACTGTTCGGGATCAGGCGGACGGTTCCGGGACTCGATCGGATCCCAGAAACCGTCGAGCGCCGGGTCGGCGATCGCCGGCTCGCCATCGTCGAGCGCTACTTCGATGCCTACGGCGGCTGGGCCGTCGCCGTCTCGAACCTGGTGCCGGGAATACGGGGCGTGATGGCCATTCCGGCCGGGCTCGGTGGGTATCCGTCGGGACAGTTTCTGCTGGCAGCCGCTGTCGGCAATGTGGCGTACGTGGCACTTTTGATCGCCGCCGCGAGCGGAGTTCGCGGGCTCGCGCGCCTCGCCGGCGTCTGA
- the aroC gene encoding chorismate synthase, whose translation MNGNRFGRLFQVTTYGESHGPAMGVTVSGCPAGVELDEQRIQRELDRRKPGQSMITTSRGEPDEVVINSGLQDGYTTGTPIGMVIQNKDARSGKYEPYVTAPRPSHGDYTYSAKFGSRNWGGGGRSSARETVNWVAAGAVAEAVLEQSEYDVRVKAHVNRIGDIEAPDVSFEQLLEHSEENEVRCADPETAARMREAIEQYQKEGDSIGGAVQFEARGVPRGLGAPRFDGFPARLGQALLSVPATTAFEFGLGREAASVTGSERNDDWTFDDGESHPEIVSEEGDPVPVGNDHGGLQGGITTGQPITGEVTLHAPTSIPKTQRTADWETGEEKEIQVVGRHDPSLPPRAVPVVEAMVNLTILDFMLLSGRINPDRLDDRPGEYDTDYHPSSPENE comes from the coding sequence ATGAACGGAAATCGGTTCGGCCGACTGTTCCAGGTCACTACATACGGCGAGAGCCACGGACCGGCGATGGGCGTCACCGTCTCGGGCTGTCCCGCCGGCGTCGAACTCGACGAACAGCGCATCCAGCGGGAACTCGACCGGCGAAAACCCGGTCAGTCGATGATCACCACCTCCAGAGGGGAGCCCGACGAGGTCGTCATCAACTCCGGGCTCCAGGACGGCTACACCACCGGCACACCGATCGGGATGGTGATCCAGAACAAGGACGCCCGATCGGGCAAGTACGAGCCGTACGTGACGGCACCACGTCCCTCCCACGGTGACTACACGTACTCGGCAAAGTTCGGCAGCCGAAACTGGGGCGGCGGCGGTCGGTCCTCGGCACGCGAAACCGTAAACTGGGTCGCCGCTGGCGCCGTCGCAGAGGCGGTCCTCGAACAGAGCGAGTACGATGTTCGGGTGAAAGCTCACGTCAACCGAATCGGCGACATCGAGGCGCCCGACGTGAGCTTCGAACAGCTGCTGGAACACAGCGAGGAAAACGAGGTCCGCTGTGCCGACCCCGAGACGGCAGCCCGGATGCGCGAGGCGATCGAACAGTACCAGAAGGAGGGTGACTCGATCGGTGGCGCCGTCCAGTTCGAAGCACGCGGGGTGCCTCGCGGGCTGGGCGCCCCGCGGTTCGACGGCTTCCCCGCACGGCTGGGACAGGCACTGCTGTCGGTTCCGGCCACGACCGCCTTCGAGTTCGGGCTGGGACGGGAGGCGGCGTCAGTCACCGGTTCCGAACGGAACGACGACTGGACGTTCGACGACGGGGAATCACATCCCGAGATCGTAAGCGAAGAGGGCGACCCGGTGCCGGTCGGCAACGATCACGGGGGCCTGCAGGGCGGGATCACAACCGGCCAACCGATCACCGGCGAGGTGACGCTACACGCACCCACGTCGATCCCCAAAACGCAGCGAACCGCCGACTGGGAAACCGGGGAGGAAAAAGAAATCCAGGTCGTCGGCCGGCACGATCCGTCACTGCCGCCGCGTGCGGTTCCGGTCGTGGAGGCGATGGTGAACCTCACGATCCTGGATTTCATGCTGCTTTCCGGACGGATCAACCCCGACCGTCTCGACGACAGGCCGGGAGAGTACGACACCGACTATCATCCAAGCAGTCCCGAAAACGAATGA
- the aroA gene encoding 3-phosphoshikimate 1-carboxyvinyltransferase: MDAHVTQSTVSGRVRAPPSKSYTHRAILAAGYSAGALVRNPLWSADTKATARAVERYGGTVDRASRREDGTLDVDGFGSRPDVPSDVIDCANSGTTMRLTTATAGLADGGTVLTGDASLRSRPQGPLLDALEQLEARAESTRRNGQAPLVVFGPTDGGAVSIPGDVSSQYVTALLMAGAVTEEGVDIELTTELKSAPYVDITLDVLDAFGVSVNVIGGIEDGDIASAGADGFQVPGGQSYEPTDGEYSVPGDFSSMSYLLAAGSVAAEQGEAVLVAGAHPSAQGDAAIVDVLDRMGATIEWDRDNGHVRVERSPLSGVTVDVGDTPDLLPTIATLGAVANGETRIENCEHVRYKETDRVTAMAEELEKLGAEVTEEPDVLTIAGGESELSSATVDGRGDHRLVMALAVAGLVAEGTTTVRGAEHVDVSFPGFFDALYDLGASVERSK; encoded by the coding sequence ATGGACGCACACGTCACCCAGTCGACCGTCTCCGGACGGGTACGCGCCCCGCCGTCCAAGAGCTACACCCACCGGGCGATCCTCGCGGCCGGGTACAGCGCCGGCGCACTGGTTCGAAACCCACTGTGGAGCGCCGACACGAAAGCCACGGCTCGCGCTGTCGAGCGGTACGGCGGCACAGTCGATCGCGCGTCCCGAAGGGAAGACGGGACACTCGACGTGGACGGTTTCGGCAGCCGACCTGACGTGCCGTCGGATGTCATCGACTGTGCGAACTCGGGGACGACGATGCGGTTGACGACGGCGACAGCCGGCCTCGCCGACGGCGGTACAGTTCTAACCGGGGACGCCTCACTCCGATCGCGCCCCCAGGGTCCGCTGCTCGACGCCCTCGAACAGCTGGAAGCGAGAGCCGAGAGCACCCGGAGGAACGGACAGGCACCGCTGGTCGTGTTCGGGCCGACCGACGGCGGCGCGGTGTCGATCCCGGGTGACGTCTCCTCGCAGTACGTCACTGCGCTTTTGATGGCCGGAGCGGTGACCGAGGAAGGGGTCGACATCGAACTGACAACCGAGCTGAAGTCGGCGCCGTACGTCGACATCACCCTCGACGTGCTCGACGCGTTCGGTGTGTCAGTGAACGTGATCGGAGGTATCGAGGACGGCGACATCGCGAGTGCGGGCGCAGACGGGTTCCAGGTTCCGGGTGGACAGTCCTACGAACCGACGGACGGCGAGTACTCGGTTCCGGGCGACTTCTCGTCGATGTCGTATCTCCTCGCAGCCGGTTCAGTCGCGGCCGAGCAGGGCGAAGCGGTTCTGGTCGCCGGCGCGCACCCGAGCGCACAGGGTGACGCCGCGATCGTCGACGTGCTCGATCGGATGGGGGCGACGATCGAGTGGGACCGAGACAACGGCCACGTCCGGGTCGAGCGATCCCCGCTGTCGGGCGTGACGGTCGACGTCGGCGACACCCCGGATCTGCTGCCGACGATCGCGACGCTGGGGGCCGTCGCAAACGGGGAAACCCGGATCGAAAACTGCGAACACGTCCGGTACAAGGAGACCGACCGGGTGACGGCGATGGCCGAAGAGCTGGAGAAACTCGGTGCGGAGGTAACTGAAGAGCCCGACGTTCTGACGATCGCCGGCGGCGAAAGCGAGCTATCGAGTGCGACCGTCGACGGACGCGGCGACCACCGGCTCGTGATGGCGCTTGCTGTCGCCGGGCTCGTGGCAGAAGGGACGACCACCGTCCGAGGGGCCGAACACGTCGACGTCTCGTTCCCGGGGTTCTTCGATGCGCTGTACGATCTGGGCGCGTCGGTGGAACGTTCGAAGTGA
- a CDS encoding universal stress protein, producing the protein MVQTVLVPIEGAPLSMKALEVALTDYPEADIVFCHVMDPIGSGLSLIDVMRPTFDDGAPPGSVSPEYWREWHEKATSKAETVFEEARNIAGDHGERVETVLEFGDPDEVILEYAEENDVDRIVMGSHCRSGAERFLVGSVAKRVVRRAPVPVVIVK; encoded by the coding sequence ATGGTACAGACTGTCCTGGTCCCGATAGAAGGGGCACCCCTCTCCATGAAAGCACTCGAGGTCGCGCTGACGGACTATCCCGAGGCCGATATCGTCTTCTGCCACGTTATGGACCCGATCGGATCGGGACTCAGTCTCATCGACGTCATGAGGCCGACGTTCGACGACGGAGCGCCGCCAGGATCTGTCTCGCCCGAGTACTGGCGCGAGTGGCACGAGAAAGCCACGTCGAAGGCCGAGACGGTCTTCGAGGAGGCACGAAACATCGCCGGCGATCACGGCGAACGCGTCGAAACCGTTCTGGAGTTCGGTGATCCGGACGAAGTAATCCTCGAATACGCCGAGGAAAACGACGTCGACCGTATCGTCATGGGGAGTCACTGTCGCTCGGGTGCAGAGCGGTTCCTCGTCGGAAGCGTCGCTAAGAGGGTGGTTAGGCGTGCACCAGTACCCGTTGTGATCGTGAAATAG